In Gorilla gorilla gorilla isolate KB3781 chromosome 12, NHGRI_mGorGor1-v2.1_pri, whole genome shotgun sequence, the following are encoded in one genomic region:
- the NCK2 gene encoding cytoplasmic protein NCK2 isoform X2, with protein MTEEVIVIAKWDYTAQQDQELDIKKNERLWLLDDSKTWWRVRNAANRTGYVPSNYVERKNSLKKGSLVKNLKDTLAQRLLRVP; from the coding sequence ATGACAGAAGAAGTTATTGTGATAGCCAAGTGGGACTACACCGCCCAGCAGGACCAGGAGCTGGACATCAAGAAGAACGAGCGGCTGTGGTTGCTGGACGACTCcaagacgtggtggcgggtgagGAACGCGGCCAACAGGACGGGCTATGTGCCGTCCAACTACGTGGAGCGGAAGAACAGCCTGAAGAAGGGCTCCCTCGTGAAGAACCTGAAGGACACACTAG